From one Mycobacterium colombiense CECT 3035 genomic stretch:
- a CDS encoding pyridoxal phosphate-dependent aminotransferase — protein MTDRVSLRAGIPPFYVMDVWLAAAERQRSHGDLVNMSAGQPSVGAPEPVRAAAAAAVHSNELGYSVSLGTPELRAAIAADYQRQHGLDVEPDAVVITTGSSGGFLLTFLACFDVGDRVALASPGYPCYRNILSALGCEVVEIPCGPDTRFQPTAQMLAELDPPVQGVIVASPANPTGTVIEPAELAAIASWCDASGARLISDEVYHGLVYEGAPQTSCAWQTSRNSVVVNSFSKYYAMTGWRLGWLLVPPELRRVVDCLTGNFTICPPVLSQLAAVAAFTPEATAEAEGHLQHYATNRSLVLDGLRGIGIQRLAPTDGAFYVYADVSEFTDNSMDFCSKLLAETGVAIAPGIDFDTVRGNSYVRLSFAGPTNDVEEAVRRLGPWLSAR, from the coding sequence GTGACCGACCGTGTCTCGCTGCGCGCCGGCATCCCACCGTTTTATGTGATGGATGTCTGGCTGGCGGCCGCGGAGCGCCAGCGCAGCCACGGCGACCTGGTCAACATGTCGGCGGGCCAGCCCAGCGTGGGGGCGCCCGAGCCGGTGCGCGCGGCGGCGGCCGCCGCAGTCCATTCCAACGAGCTCGGTTACTCGGTGTCGTTGGGCACCCCCGAGCTGCGCGCCGCGATCGCCGCGGACTACCAGCGCCAGCACGGGCTCGACGTCGAACCGGACGCGGTGGTGATCACCACCGGCTCCTCGGGCGGCTTCCTGCTCACCTTCCTGGCCTGCTTCGACGTGGGTGACCGGGTGGCTCTGGCCAGCCCCGGCTACCCGTGCTACCGAAACATCTTGTCGGCGTTGGGGTGTGAGGTGGTGGAGATCCCGTGCGGCCCGGACACGCGTTTCCAGCCGACCGCGCAGATGCTCGCCGAACTCGACCCGCCGGTGCAGGGGGTCATCGTGGCGAGCCCGGCCAATCCGACGGGCACCGTCATCGAGCCGGCGGAGCTGGCCGCCATCGCGTCGTGGTGCGACGCGTCCGGAGCGCGGCTGATCAGCGACGAGGTCTACCACGGCTTGGTCTACGAGGGGGCACCGCAGACCAGCTGCGCGTGGCAGACCTCACGAAACTCCGTGGTGGTCAACAGCTTTTCCAAGTATTACGCGATGACGGGCTGGCGGCTGGGCTGGCTGCTGGTGCCGCCCGAGCTGCGCCGCGTGGTGGATTGCCTCACCGGAAACTTCACCATCTGCCCGCCGGTGCTGTCCCAACTCGCGGCGGTGGCGGCCTTCACCCCGGAGGCGACCGCCGAAGCCGAGGGCCACCTGCAGCACTACGCGACCAATCGATCGCTGGTGCTCGATGGGCTGCGCGGCATCGGCATCCAACGTCTGGCCCCGACCGACGGCGCCTTCTACGTGTATGCCGACGTCTCGGAATTCACCGACAATTCGATGGATTTCTGTTCAAAGTTGTTGGCGGAGACCGGTGTTGCGATCGCACCGGGGATCGACTTCGACACCGTGCGCGGGAATTCGTACGTGCGGCTGTCCTTCGCGGGCCCGACGAACGACGTCGAGGAAGCGGTGCGGCGCCTCGGTCCCTGGCTCTCGGCCCGCTAG
- a CDS encoding acyl-CoA dehydrogenase family protein, with the protein MDLELDEDTLAFAAEVREFLSANADSIPTKSYDNAEGFAQHRHWDRVLFDAGLSVINWPKKYGGRDAPLLHWVVFEEEYFRAGAPGRASANGTSMLAPTLFAHGTEEQRMRILPKMASGEEIWAQAWSEPESGSDLASLRSTATQTDGGWLLNGQKIWSSRAPFAERGFGLFRSDPGAERHNGLTYFMFDLKAQGVTVRPIVQLGGDTGFGEIFLDDVFVPDEDVIGTPHEGWRAAMSTSSNERGMSLRSPARFLATAERLVQLWKDSGSPDAFADRVADGWIKAQAYRLQTFGTVTRLALGGELGAESSVTKVFWSDLDVELHQTALDLLAADGELTGRWTEGLLFALGGPIYAGTNEIQRNIISERLLGLPREKSGGKK; encoded by the coding sequence ATGGATCTGGAACTCGACGAAGACACCTTGGCGTTTGCCGCCGAGGTGCGGGAATTCTTGTCGGCCAACGCCGATTCGATCCCGACAAAGTCTTACGACAACGCCGAAGGCTTTGCCCAGCACCGGCATTGGGACCGTGTGCTGTTCGACGCCGGGCTCTCGGTGATCAACTGGCCGAAGAAGTACGGGGGCCGTGACGCGCCGCTGCTGCACTGGGTGGTGTTCGAGGAGGAGTACTTCCGAGCCGGCGCGCCGGGCCGGGCCAGCGCCAACGGCACCTCGATGCTGGCGCCGACGCTGTTCGCGCACGGCACCGAGGAACAGCGGATGCGCATCCTGCCGAAAATGGCCAGCGGCGAGGAGATCTGGGCGCAGGCGTGGTCGGAGCCAGAATCCGGCAGCGACCTGGCGTCGCTGCGGTCCACCGCGACCCAGACCGACGGCGGCTGGCTGCTCAACGGGCAGAAGATCTGGAGCTCGCGAGCACCGTTCGCCGAGCGCGGTTTTGGGCTGTTCCGCTCCGACCCCGGCGCCGAGCGGCACAACGGGCTGACCTACTTCATGTTCGACCTGAAGGCCCAGGGTGTCACGGTGCGGCCCATCGTCCAGCTCGGTGGCGACACGGGGTTCGGCGAGATCTTCCTCGACGACGTCTTCGTGCCCGACGAGGACGTGATCGGCACCCCGCACGAGGGCTGGCGCGCGGCCATGAGCACGTCGAGCAACGAGCGCGGCATGTCACTGCGCAGCCCGGCCCGCTTCCTGGCCACCGCGGAGCGGCTGGTGCAGCTGTGGAAGGACAGCGGCTCGCCCGACGCGTTCGCCGACCGCGTCGCCGACGGCTGGATCAAGGCGCAGGCCTACCGGTTGCAGACGTTCGGCACGGTGACCCGGCTGGCCCTCGGCGGCGAACTGGGCGCCGAATCGTCGGTGACCAAGGTGTTCTGGTCCGACCTCGACGTCGAACTACACCAGACCGCGCTCGACCTCCTCGCCGCCGACGGCGAGCTCACCGGCCGCTGGACCGAAGGACTGCTGTTCGCCCTGGGCGGCCCTATTTACGCCGGCACCAACGAGATTCAGCGCAACATCATCTCCGAGCGGTTGCTGGGCCTGCCGCGCGAGAAGTCCGGGGGCAAGAAGTGA
- the ipdE2 gene encoding acyl-CoA dehydrogenase IpdE2: protein MSEERELLRETVAALVTKHAGPAAVRAAMESDRGYDESLWRLLCEQVGAAALVIPEELGGAGGELADAAAVLQELGRALVPSPLLGTTLAELALLSAAEPDAATLETLAEGVSIGALVLDADYVVNGDIADVVVAAGDGTVSRWTRFRAEPVTTMDPTRRLARLTAEETESIGTDPGLAGTAAVLLAAEQIGAAERCLELTVEYAKDRVQFGRPIGSFQAVKHRMADLYVTVAAAKTVVADACDDPTPTNAAAARLAATEALNAVAAEGIQLHGGIAITWEHDMHLYFKRAHGSAHLLDTPQELLKRLESEVLQTP, encoded by the coding sequence GTGAGTGAAGAACGCGAGCTACTCCGCGAGACCGTCGCCGCCCTGGTGACCAAGCACGCCGGCCCGGCGGCCGTGCGGGCGGCCATGGAGTCCGACCGCGGCTACGATGAATCGCTGTGGCGGCTGCTGTGCGAGCAGGTCGGCGCCGCGGCCCTGGTGATACCCGAGGAGCTGGGTGGCGCGGGCGGCGAATTGGCCGACGCCGCAGCCGTTCTGCAGGAGCTCGGCCGCGCCCTGGTGCCCTCCCCGCTGCTGGGCACCACGCTGGCCGAACTGGCGTTGTTGAGCGCGGCCGAGCCGGACGCCGCGACGCTGGAAACCCTCGCCGAGGGCGTCTCGATCGGCGCGCTGGTGCTCGATGCCGACTACGTGGTGAACGGCGACATCGCCGATGTGGTGGTCGCCGCCGGGGACGGCACGGTGAGCAGGTGGACGCGATTCCGCGCGGAGCCCGTCACCACCATGGACCCGACCCGGCGCCTGGCGCGACTGACAGCCGAGGAGACCGAGTCGATCGGCACCGACCCGGGTCTGGCGGGCACGGCTGCCGTCCTGCTGGCCGCCGAACAGATCGGCGCCGCCGAGCGCTGTTTGGAACTGACCGTCGAATACGCCAAGGACCGAGTGCAATTCGGCCGGCCGATCGGCAGCTTCCAGGCAGTCAAGCATCGGATGGCCGACCTGTACGTCACCGTCGCCGCCGCGAAGACCGTCGTCGCCGACGCGTGCGATGACCCCACCCCCACCAACGCCGCCGCCGCCCGCCTGGCCGCCACCGAGGCGCTGAACGCGGTGGCCGCCGAGGGCATCCAGCTGCACGGCGGCATCGCGATCACCTGGGAACACGACATGCACCTGTACTTCAAGCGTGCCCACGGCAGCGCGCACCTGCTGGATACGCCGCAGGAACTGCTTAAGCGACTGGAATCCGAGGTACTCCAGACGCCGTGA
- a CDS encoding acyl-CoA dehydrogenase family protein: MKFALDEQQRDFAASIDAALGAADLPGAVRAWSAGDTAPGRKVWEQLANLGVTALAVPEKFDGIEAHPVDLVVAIERLGRWCVPGPVAESIAVAPVLLASGDHAERCAGLASGELIATVALPPQAPRAVGADVAGLVLLAGEDGVTEATPGEVHESVDPSRKLFDVTATGAAWQADVKRAYEFGALATAAQLIGAAEALRDGAVDYAKQRTQFGRVIGSYQAIKHKLADVHIAIELARPLVYGAALTMDPRDVSAAKAAASEAALLAARSALQTHGAIGFTQEHDLSLLLLRVQALRTAWGTPEEHRRRVLEAL; the protein is encoded by the coding sequence GTGAAATTTGCGCTAGACGAGCAGCAGCGCGACTTCGCGGCCAGCATCGACGCCGCGCTCGGCGCCGCGGATCTGCCCGGCGCGGTGCGCGCGTGGTCCGCGGGCGATACCGCGCCGGGCCGCAAGGTGTGGGAACAGCTGGCCAACCTCGGCGTCACCGCCCTGGCCGTGCCGGAGAAATTCGACGGTATCGAGGCCCATCCGGTCGACCTCGTCGTCGCGATCGAACGCCTCGGGCGTTGGTGCGTGCCGGGTCCGGTTGCCGAATCCATCGCCGTGGCACCGGTTTTGCTCGCCTCCGGCGATCACGCCGAGCGCTGCGCCGGATTGGCGTCCGGCGAGCTGATCGCCACCGTCGCGCTGCCGCCGCAGGCGCCGCGTGCCGTCGGCGCCGACGTGGCCGGCCTGGTGCTGCTGGCCGGCGAGGACGGCGTCACCGAGGCGACGCCGGGTGAGGTCCACGAGTCCGTCGACCCCAGCCGGAAGCTCTTTGACGTGACCGCGACCGGTGCGGCCTGGCAGGCGGACGTCAAGCGCGCCTACGAATTCGGCGCACTGGCCACCGCGGCCCAGCTGATCGGTGCGGCCGAGGCGCTGCGCGACGGCGCGGTCGACTACGCCAAGCAGCGCACCCAGTTCGGCCGGGTGATCGGCTCGTATCAGGCGATCAAGCACAAGCTCGCCGACGTGCACATCGCCATCGAGCTGGCCCGGCCGCTGGTCTACGGGGCGGCGCTGACCATGGACCCGCGTGATGTCAGCGCGGCCAAGGCGGCCGCGTCCGAGGCGGCCCTGCTGGCGGCGCGGTCGGCGTTGCAGACCCACGGCGCAATCGGTTTCACCCAGGAACACGACCTGTCGCTGTTGCTGCTGCGCGTGCAGGCGCTGCGGACGGCCTGGGGGACGCCCGAGGAACATCGGCGACGAGTGCTGGAGGCGCTGTGA